In the Malania oleifera isolate guangnan ecotype guangnan chromosome 1, ASM2987363v1, whole genome shotgun sequence genome, one interval contains:
- the LOC131165583 gene encoding uncharacterized protein LOC131165583 encodes MYSSPSSQNKIMTLPLAFLLILSPFDLSRRSSLPMRKLKGFSCSFLLILLLTDLFAQSSLAIRELQDLGIDKVRELTIGFLDELSVEGDKVQRKELHEVHSGPNPIGN; translated from the exons atgtattCCTCTCCCTCTTCCCAAAACAAAATCATGACTCTTCCTCTTGCTTTTCTCCTTATCCTTTCTCCCTTTGATCTCTCTCGCCGTTCAAGTTTGCCCATGAGAAAACTCAAAGGTTTTTCATGTTCTTTCCTCCTCATTCTTTTGCTCACAGATCTCTTCGCCCAATCAAGTTTGGCCATCAGAGAACTTCAAG aTCTTGGAATTGATAAAGTGAGAGAATTAACAATTGGTTTTCTAGACGAG TTATCTGTTGAAGGTGATAAAGTGCAGAGGAAAGAGTTACATGAAGTGCATTCAGGACCCAATCCCATCGGTAACTAA